The Sphingopyxis fribergensis DNA segment AGATGCCCGCGATGGACGACGACGGCTTTCTGCTCGCCGATTCGAGCGCCATCATCCAATATGTCGAGGCGAAGCATCCCGAGCCGGCGCTGATCCCCGCCGACCCGCAGGAACGCGGCCGGGTGATCTGGTGGGAGGAATTCGGCGATACGGTGTTTGCGGCGTGCAGCGGCAAGATGTTCTTCAACCGCATCGTCGCGCCGAAATTCCTGGGGCGCGAGGGTGACCTTGCCGCCGCGGTGCAGGCCGAGGGTGAGGAATTGCCCAAGCTGCTCGCCTATCTGGAAAGCGCGATCCCGGCGTCGGGGTTTCTCGTCGGCGACCGGTTGACGCTTGCTGACCTGGCGGTCGCGTCGCCGTTGATGAACCTCCGTCATTGCGGGGCATGCATCGATCCCGCTGTGCATCCGAAAATTTCGGCGTGGAGCGAGGCCATCCTGTCGCGCCCGAGCATGGCGCCGTGGATTGCGAAGGAAGAGCGGCTGATCGCGCGGGTGCTGGCTAGCTAGAATTCGACGACGATCCGGACCCGGTCGGCGCCGATGCCGAGGTCGCGCGCGATCTGTTCGCGGCGGTAGTCGATCAGCGCCTGTATCTCCTGCACCCCATGCATTCCCTCCGGCGCGGCTTCGTCGATCACCGGTTCCACCGGATCGCCGTCGACGGTGGGCGCCGGGTCAATGGCGGGCGCCGCATCGATGGCGCTCTTGAGTTCGACGGCGCTCAGCGTGGCCGGCGATACAGGGCCTTCGAACTGGCAGCCGAAAAGCCGCCCGCTGGCCCAGATGACGACCGCGGTGATGTCGCCGGCGTGCGGAAGCTCGATTTCGATGCGGTCACCGGCGGCCAGCTTGACGTCGCTTTCAAGCAGCAGCCCGGTTCCCGAGATATTGTGGATCTGCACCTCGAGGCCGGTGCCGTCGTGCCGCAAACCCGAGGCGAGAAGGCTCAATTTCCGGCGCGCGTCGAAACGTTTTTCGCCGCCGGGCGCCGATGGCAGAAAATGTCCGTAAATAGGCATAAGCGGTTGTTGGTGTCTGCTGGTTAAAAGAAGGTTAGCGGACGCGCCAAAAGACGGCGCGTTGGCGCAAAAAAAACAAGGGTGTCCGCGGCGCAATTTGGTGGGGCGAGGTTAATCTATGTTGCAGGTGAGGCCACGGACCTTCGCTAATCATCGGCGCACTGACGCCAGACTCGCGACCCGGGATGGCGGAGGGGGTTCCTCTTGCGTAGCCATATTCAAGAGGACGGAAGGGTTCCGCCGCGAGGGGGAGCCCTTCTTGCCGTCGGTCGCCGGCGTGTCTGCTCGACTATGGGCGTTCGGCCATCCCCAGTTCGATCGTTCGGGTGATCCCGATCGCTTGCAGAAATGCCGCGTCGTGGCTGACGACGAGCAGCGCACCGTCATAGGCGGCGAGCCCGGTTTCGACGGCCGTGAGCGAATCGATATCGAGATGGTTGCCGGGCTCGTCGAGGATCAGCAGCTGGGGCGGCTCTGGCGCGCCGAGGACGCAGGCGAGACCGGCGCGGAGTATCTGGCCGCCGCTCAAGGTGCCGACGATCTGGTCGGCGGCATCGGCGCGGAAACGAAAGCGCGCGAGCGCGGCGCGGCACTGGTTGTTCGTCGTCCCGGGGTTTAGCGCGAGGAAATTGTCGGCGATCGAGCGCGCGGGATCGAGCAGGCCGAGGCGCTGGTCGAACAGCGCGAAGGCGACGCCGACACGGACGTCGCCTGCCCACGGCGCGAGCGTGCCCGCGATCAGCGCGAGCAGCGTCGATTTGCCCGAGCCATTGGGGCCCATGATCGCGACGCGTTCGGGCCCGGTGATGGTGAGCGACAGATTTTCGATCACAGGCCGGCCTTCGGCATAACCCGCGGTGAGATGATCGAGGGCCAGCACGGTCCGTGACGTCGGAAGACCGGCCGAAGGTAGGCCGACCGACAGGGGGGCGATGACCTCGATCTTCGCACGCGCGGCGGCGAGGCGCTCTTCGGCGTCGTCGCGCTGGCGTTCGGCGAGGCGGCTTCCGGCGGCGCGCGTTTCCTCGGCGCGACGTTTGAGGCCGCCGATGACGATCTTGGGCATGTCGCCGCGTGCTGCCTTGGCGCGCCCGCGCGAGTCGCGCCGGTCCTGCTTTTCGGTCGCCACCTGCGCCTGTCGCTGCGCCGCATCGGCGCGCTTTTCTGCGCCCGCAAGCTCGGCCTCGACCGCCGCCTGCTCGATTTGCTTGCGCGCACGATACGCGCCCCAGCCGCCGCCATAACGCGCTGCGCCGAGGCTGGTGAGTTCGACGATCGCGTCCATTTCCTCGAGCAGTTCGCGGTCATGGCTGACGACGATCGCGCCGCCGCGCCAGCGGGCGAGCAGATCGCGCACGGCTTCGCGGCCTTCGCGGTCGAGGTTGTTGGTGGGCTCGTCGAGCAAGAGGAAATCGGGCGCGGCGAACATCGCCCCGGCAAGCGCGGCGCGCGTGCGCTGGCCGCCCGAGAGCTGCGCGAGCGGCGTGTCGGCGGGAAGCGGCAGGCCGACCCCCGCGAGCGCCTCGTCGATCCGCGCTTCGAGCGTCCAGTCGGCATCGCCGATCTCTTGGGCGCTGGCTTCGCCAGCCTCCGCCTTGTGGAGCAGGGCGAGCGCGCCCCGCGCGCCGAACAGGTCGGCGATCGTCTGCTGCGGTGCGACCTGTACCGTCTGGCGCAGCATCGCAATGCTACCGTCGATTGCGATACTGCCCGATGCGGGCGCCAGCTCGCCGGTCAGCAGCCGCAGCAGCGTCGATTTGCCGACGCCGTTGCGCCCGACGATGCCGGCGCGTTCGGACTGGATATGGAGGTCGAGGTCCGAAAGGACCGGGCGGCCGTCAGGCGTCGACCAGTTGAGATTGGAGATTGTGATGGCGGGCATGGACATGGACTTTCCTGGCGGCAAGGCGGTGGGGCGTTGCGGGCAGGTATTGATCCATGGCGAAAGTCTCCGTTTGCCGGGCTGATGTAGAGGCTGCGGCCGCGGCACGCAAGCCAGACGCGATGCGACGGTTTGCCATTTGGAACCAAATAGGTTATTTTATATTGACATCGTAACGCTGATATGGCACAAGTGTCACATCATGAAGAATTGCGAGTCGGGCCGGTGCCTCTTCCGATGCGGAAGCGGTGATCCGGCCCGATTGCGTGTGGAGGTGATGCGTGGCGAGAGAACCGGACGATGAGATCGCGGCGAACCAGATGGGACCGGCGCAGCTGCGCAAGGCAAAGCCGCACGGTTGGACCAAGGCGCGGCGTGCGGCGTTCCTGACCGAACTTGCGCATAGCTGCAATGTTGGCCGCGCGCACAAGGCGGCCGGGATGGGGGAGCGCGGCGCATATGCCTTGCGCCGACGCGACGCCGAATTTGCGCGGCAATGGCAGGCGGCGCTGGAAATCGGATATGATCGGCTGGAGATGGCATTGTTGCGCCGCGCGCTCGAAGTGCTGGGCGAACTCGACCTCGATGAACGCACCGAACCCGTCGATAAGATGAGCGTCGCGCAGGCGATTGACATAATGAACCTGCACCGGCGGAGCGTTCAGCAGGGCCGCGCGCACCAGCGGCGGCTGTGCCATGTCGCGACGCAGGAAGAAACCGATGCGGTGCTGCTCAAGCGGATCGCGATGGTCGAGCGCCAACGCGCCCCGCGTGAAGCGCAACTCGACGACGAGGGGGGGAGCAACGCGGGATGATGGCGGACCCGAGCTTATTGCGTGCGCAGTCCGATGACATATTGACGCGCATCCTGAAAATGGACGAACGCGACCGGCGACGCGTGCTGCACGGGCTCAGCAAGTCTCAGACGGCCGAATTTACCAAAAGATGGTTCGGATTCGAGAATGACGGGCAGCGCGACCCGCCGGGCGACTGGCGGATATGGTTGATCCAGGCGGGCCGCGGCTTTGGTAAGACGCGAGCCGGCGCCGAATGGGTGAGCGATGTGGCGCGGCGGAACTCCGAGGCGCGGATCGCGCTCGTTGCGGCGACCATAGCCGATGGTCAGCGCGTGATGATCGAGGGTCCGAGCGGACTGATCGCGGTGGCTCGCGCCCATGAACCAGTGCGCTGGACCGCCTCCCGGCGCGAGCTGGCCTTTGCGAGCGGCGCGTCGGCAACCCTCTATTCGGCGGAAGCTGGCGAGGGATTGCGGGGACCCGAACATCATTTTGCGTGGTGCGACGAACTTGCCAAATGGCGGCGGGGTGACGCGGCCTGGGATAATTTGATGATGGGGATGCGGCTCGGCGATGCGCCGCGCGTGGTTGTGACAACGACCCCGCGCGTCAATGCGGCGATGTGCCGGGTGCTGGCGATCCCGGGGCTGGCGCGGACGCTGGGCCGGACCCGCGACAATCCGCATCTGCCGGGGGCGTTCGTTGCCGCGATGCTCGAAAGCTATGGCGGGACCCGGCTGGGACGGCAGGAGCTTGGCGGCGAAATGCTGGAAGATATCGAAGGCGCGCTGTGGACGCGCGCGCTGGTCGAGCGGTGCCGGATTGGCGCCGAAGAAATTGGGAAACGGGTGCGCGTCGTGATCGGCGTCGATCCGCCGGCGACGAGCACGGGCGATGCGTGCGGAATCGTCGTCGCTGCGCTGCTGCGCGACGGGCGGCTGGCGGTGGTCGAGGATGCGAGCGTCGAAAATCCGCCGCCCGCAGTGTGGGCGCAGGCGGTCGCCGCGGCCGCCGCGCGCTGGGGCGCCGACCGAATCGTCGCCGAGAGCAATATGGGGGGCGAAATGGTCGAGAATACGCTGCGCCAGGCCGACTGCACGCTGCCGGTGGTGCCGGTGCATGCGAGCGTCGGCAAGGCGCGGCGGGCGGAGCCGGTCGCGCTGGCATACGAGCGCGGGCGCGTGGTTCATGCGGGGGCGTTCGCCGCGCTGGAGGACGAGCTTTGCGGGTTGCAGGTCGGCGGCGGCTATGCGGGGCCGGGGCGGTCGCCCGACCGGGCCGATGCGTGCGTTTGGGCGCTGGCGGCTTTGCTGGAGGGGCAGAAGAGGGGGAAGGCGCCGGGGGTGCGGCGGGTTTGATCAGCGCCGAGATCGACTTTTGCGAAAGCTATTCCTCACAACGGCATAAATCGACACACCGGCCAACAGGAGAATCGGGAGGCCGATAAGGGGCGGGACAACAACCCAGCCGGGCCACAAGTCCGCGCCTATCGCGACCGAATTGCCAGGGTCTTGGGGATCGAAGCGAACCTGCAATGAGCTGCCAATGGGATGGGAGGTCACGAGCGGACAACCGCCTTCACCGCCCTCGTGCTGAATCCCGCCGGCTGAAAAGCGATACCGGAAACGGCAGGATCGGCCGAGGAACGATTGCGAGGATTCGGTGACTATGGCGCGCGCCATGACACCTCCATTCGACACTGTGACACGGCGGTCATGTTCGGCTGCTGCCAGATACCAGATGAGGCCAAGCGGGATTGCAGCCAGGAGCGTAAGAAAGGCCACTGCACCGATTCCGCGGAAGAGTTTGCGATAGGATCGGCGCCACATGGGCATGGACATATCAACTGCTCGCACGCCCTTCAATCGGGGTGGAGCGGGCGGCATGTAGTTCTATCGTCAACCCGGCTTGATCCGGGGGCCATGATTTCGGCGCTGCGGTGGATCCCGGATCAAGTCCGGGATGACGAAAGAGTGGAATAGGCAGGCCCCGGAGTCCGGGGTGACGAGCTTGGGTACAAGGCCTCGTTCGGGCACGACATAGGAGATCATCATGAACTGGTTTGGCCGTAAGGCCGCGCAGCATTCTGCGCGGCCCGCTTTGTCGCGTGTGTATGGCAGCTGGAGCGCGCCCGCGCCTTTGAGCTGGGAGGCGCAGGTGCGCGAGGGGTATCTGGGCAATGCGATCGTGCAGCGGGCGGTGCGGCTGGTGGCCGAAGCGGCGGGGAGCGCGCCTTTGGTGGCGAGCGATCCGGCGCTTGGCGCGCTGGTGTCGGCAACGTCGGGTGGGCAGGGTCTCGTTGAGACGCTCGCGTCGCAGTTGCTGCTGCACGGCAATGGTTATGTGCAGATTTTGACCGATGGCGCGGGGGCGCCGGCGGAGCTGTTTGCGCTGCGGCCCGAGCGGGTGACGGTCGAGGCCGACGCGCGCGGATGGCCGGTGGCTTATCGGTACAAGGCCGGCGGTAGCGCGGCGGTGCTGCCCGCCGAGGATGGCGCGGGGCGTGTTGCGGTGGTGCATGTGAAGGCGCTGCATCCGCTCGACGACCATTATGGGGCGGGGTGTTTGGGCGCAGCATCTGGCGCGATCGCGGCGCATAATGCTGCGGCGAAGTGGAACGCCGCGCTGCTGGAGAATGCGGCGCGGCCTTCGGGCGCGCTGGTGCATGACCCGGGCGACAAGGGCATGCCGCTGTCGGCCGAGCAGGTCGACCGGCTGCGTGACGAATTGGCGGAGAGTTTTGCGGGCGGGGCGAATGCGGGGCGGCCTTTGCTGCTCGAGGGCGGTCTGAAATGGCAGGCGTTGTCGCTGTCGCCCGCCGAGATGGATTTCCTGGCATTGAAGGATTCGAGCGCGCGCGAGATTGGACAAGCGTTCGGGGTGCCGCCGATGCTGCTCGGGCTGCCGGGCGACGCGACCTATGCCAATTATCGCGAGGCCAATCGCGCGCTGTGGCGGCTGACGGTGTTGCCGCTGTGCGCGAAGATTTTGGGGGCGGTGGCGCAGGGTTTGTCTGGGTGGTTCGACGGTGCGGAGCTGCGCGTCGACCTGGATAAGGTGCCGGCGCTGGCCGAGGACCGGATGGCATTGTGGCGCGAGGTTTCGGGGGCGGACTGGCTGAGCGCGGATGAGAAGAAGGCGCTGTTGGGGCTTAGCTAGCCTGCGTCG contains these protein-coding regions:
- a CDS encoding glutathione S-transferase family protein, whose amino-acid sequence is MIVYGSLVSPFVRKLLGFLGEKGIEFELKGVGIGDPDPGFRAASPLGKMPAMDDDGFLLADSSAIIQYVEAKHPEPALIPADPQERGRVIWWEEFGDTVFAACSGKMFFNRIVAPKFLGREGDLAAAVQAEGEELPKLLAYLESAIPASGFLVGDRLTLADLAVASPLMNLRHCGACIDPAVHPKISAWSEAILSRPSMAPWIAKEERLIARVLAS
- a CDS encoding PilZ domain-containing protein, translated to MRHDGTGLEVQIHNISGTGLLLESDVKLAAGDRIEIELPHAGDITAVVIWASGRLFGCQFEGPVSPATLSAVELKSAIDAAPAIDPAPTVDGDPVEPVIDEAAPEGMHGVQEIQALIDYRREQIARDLGIGADRVRIVVEF
- a CDS encoding ABC-F family ATP-binding cassette domain-containing protein encodes the protein MPAITISNLNWSTPDGRPVLSDLDLHIQSERAGIVGRNGVGKSTLLRLLTGELAPASGSIAIDGSIAMLRQTVQVAPQQTIADLFGARGALALLHKAEAGEASAQEIGDADWTLEARIDEALAGVGLPLPADTPLAQLSGGQRTRAALAGAMFAAPDFLLLDEPTNNLDREGREAVRDLLARWRGGAIVVSHDRELLEEMDAIVELTSLGAARYGGGWGAYRARKQIEQAAVEAELAGAEKRADAAQRQAQVATEKQDRRDSRGRAKAARGDMPKIVIGGLKRRAEETRAAGSRLAERQRDDAEERLAAARAKIEVIAPLSVGLPSAGLPTSRTVLALDHLTAGYAEGRPVIENLSLTITGPERVAIMGPNGSGKSTLLALIAGTLAPWAGDVRVGVAFALFDQRLGLLDPARSIADNFLALNPGTTNNQCRAALARFRFRADAADQIVGTLSGGQILRAGLACVLGAPEPPQLLILDEPGNHLDIDSLTAVETGLAAYDGALLVVSHDAAFLQAIGITRTIELGMAERP
- a CDS encoding DNA-packaging protein, whose amino-acid sequence is MMADPSLLRAQSDDILTRILKMDERDRRRVLHGLSKSQTAEFTKRWFGFENDGQRDPPGDWRIWLIQAGRGFGKTRAGAEWVSDVARRNSEARIALVAATIADGQRVMIEGPSGLIAVARAHEPVRWTASRRELAFASGASATLYSAEAGEGLRGPEHHFAWCDELAKWRRGDAAWDNLMMGMRLGDAPRVVVTTTPRVNAAMCRVLAIPGLARTLGRTRDNPHLPGAFVAAMLESYGGTRLGRQELGGEMLEDIEGALWTRALVERCRIGAEEIGKRVRVVIGVDPPATSTGDACGIVVAALLRDGRLAVVEDASVENPPPAVWAQAVAAAAARWGADRIVAESNMGGEMVENTLRQADCTLPVVPVHASVGKARRAEPVALAYERGRVVHAGAFAALEDELCGLQVGGGYAGPGRSPDRADACVWALAALLEGQKRGKAPGVRRV
- a CDS encoding DUF3592 domain-containing protein, which translates into the protein MPPAPPRLKGVRAVDMSMPMWRRSYRKLFRGIGAVAFLTLLAAIPLGLIWYLAAAEHDRRVTVSNGGVMARAIVTESSQSFLGRSCRFRYRFSAGGIQHEGGEGGCPLVTSHPIGSSLQVRFDPQDPGNSVAIGADLWPGWVVVPPLIGLPILLLAGVSIYAVVRNSFRKSRSRR
- a CDS encoding phage portal protein — its product is MNWFGRKAAQHSARPALSRVYGSWSAPAPLSWEAQVREGYLGNAIVQRAVRLVAEAAGSAPLVASDPALGALVSATSGGQGLVETLASQLLLHGNGYVQILTDGAGAPAELFALRPERVTVEADARGWPVAYRYKAGGSAAVLPAEDGAGRVAVVHVKALHPLDDHYGAGCLGAASGAIAAHNAAAKWNAALLENAARPSGALVHDPGDKGMPLSAEQVDRLRDELAESFAGGANAGRPLLLEGGLKWQALSLSPAEMDFLALKDSSAREIGQAFGVPPMLLGLPGDATYANYREANRALWRLTVLPLCAKILGAVAQGLSGWFDGAELRVDLDKVPALAEDRMALWREVSGADWLSADEKKALLGLS